CGCTCCTGCTCGCCGCGTGGTGCGGCTGGGCCGCCTATCGCGACCAGCCGACGAAGGACTGGCATTTCATCGGCATGGCCGTGGTGTCGGTGCTGGCCCTCGTCCAGCTGGTGGCCGGGATCGTGCAGCTGGCGCGGGGCGAGAAGCCGGAGCAGGGCACGACGATCTTCGTGGCGTATCTGCTGGGCTCGTTCGCGTGCGTGCCGGCCGCGGGGCTCATGTCGCTGGCCGAGCGGACCCGCTGGGGCTCGGTGACGGTCGCCGCGGCCGGGGTGGTGCTGGCCGTCCTGGAAGTACGGCTCTACGACATCTGGGGAGGCTGAGGTGACGGCGGTTCAGGAGAAGCCGGCCCGGCTGATCAGCGGGCCGGGCATGCTGCTGGTCTGGTTCTACGGCGTGATGGTGGTCGGCGCGCTGTCGCGTTCCGTGTACCAGATCGCCACGGAGTTCGACCGGGCGCCGCTGGCGTACACGCTGTCGGCCGTGGCGGGTGTGGTGTACGCGTTCATCACGTACACGCTGGTGCGGGGCGGGGAGACGGCGCGCAGGGCGGCGCTGGTGTGCTGCGCCGCCGAGCTGGCGGGGGTGCTGGTCGTCGGCACCTGGACGCTGGTGGAGCCGTCGGCGTTCCCGGACGCGACCGTGTGGTCCGAGTACGGGATGGGGTACGTGTTCATTCCCGTGCTGTTGCCCTTGTCCGCGATGTACTGGCTGCGGAGGGCGCGGGAGCGGAGGGGGGCCTGACGAACGCCGGCGGGTGCGGGTCGTCCGTGGCTCGTCGCGCAGTTCCCCGCGCCCCTTCGGGGGCGCTTTTCGTCACGCCGTGGCGACGAAGGCGCCCGTCTCCTTTTCCAGGATGATCATTTCCACGCCGTCGTCGCCCTTGGCCCGGCCCACCGCCTGGTAGCCCACCTTGCGGTACAGGCGGAGGTTGCCCTCGCTGCGGTGGCCGGTGTGGAGGCGGAAGCGGGTGGCGCCGTGCCGCTCGGCCAGTGCGGCCTCGGCCGCGTGCAGCAGCCGGGCGCCGATGCCGTGGCCCTGGAGGCGGGGGTGCACGCAGAGCCTGGCGATGGCCGCCGCGCCGTCCTCGGTCACCTTGCCGCGCACCGAGCCGACGACCTCCTCGCCGAGCCGGGCGACGAAGACGCAGTCGGTGGCGACTTCCTGGCGGACGGAGTCCAGGGTCTGCACGAGCGGGTCGATGCGGTAGTTGCCGTACAGCGCGGCCTCGCTCTGGAAGCAGAGGTACTGGAGCCTGAAGATCTGCTCCGCGTCCTGCTCGGTCGCCGCCGAGATGGTCACGCTCATGCCCATGTGCGCACGCCTCCCGCTCACCTGATCACCTGTCGTCCCCCACTCCTATCCCCGCGCTCCGCGCGTCGCAACCTCCGGTGTGAGCAATCTCCGCAGACAACCGAGACATCTGGAACGTTCCGGTCCCAGACTGCCCTGTGAGATACCCAACTCGCCCGCGATTTCCCGGTAGGTGAGGTCCTGCGGCGAGAGCAGCGCCTCCATCAGGCGCGGGCAGCGTCCGGGCAGCCGGCGGACCGCCTGGCGCAGGGCGCGGTGGCGGGCGGCGGTCAGGGCGTGCTGTTCGGGCCCGGGGCCGAGGACGTCGGGGGGTTCGCCGTCGTACGGCCGCTCCCGCCAGGTGGCGTGCCGGGAGCGGCGGGCCTCGGCGCGGACGGCCTCGCGCAGCCAGCCGGGCGGGTCCGGCGGCGGCCCGTCGCTCCGCAGCCGCTCCAGCAGCCGGAGCCAGACGGCCTGCTCCAGATCGCCCGGCTCGCTTCCGGAGGCATATGCCTCGGCGGAGGCCTCGGCGGCCAGCAGCGGGCGCAGGGCGGCTACCAGGTCGTGGGTCATATGC
This sequence is a window from Streptomyces rubradiris. Protein-coding genes within it:
- a CDS encoding RNA polymerase sigma factor, with amino-acid sequence MTHDLVAALRPLLAAEASAEAYASGSEPGDLEQAVWLRLLERLRSDGPPPDPPGWLREAVRAEARRSRHATWRERPYDGEPPDVLGPGPEQHALTAARHRALRQAVRRLPGRCPRLMEALLSPQDLTYREIAGELGISQGSLGPERSRCLGCLRRLLTPEVATRGARG
- a CDS encoding GNAT family N-acetyltransferase, whose amino-acid sequence is MGMSVTISAATEQDAEQIFRLQYLCFQSEAALYGNYRIDPLVQTLDSVRQEVATDCVFVARLGEEVVGSVRGKVTEDGAAAIARLCVHPRLQGHGIGARLLHAAEAALAERHGATRFRLHTGHRSEGNLRLYRKVGYQAVGRAKGDDGVEMIILEKETGAFVATA